A single Asterias rubens chromosome 13, eAstRub1.3, whole genome shotgun sequence DNA region contains:
- the LOC117298657 gene encoding uncharacterized protein K02A2.6-like: MNTFGNIGEFQDEKDSEAWPLYVERLKQFFEANDVEDAGKQRAILLSVCGADTYKLISSLVAPEKPGEKTFDELISIAKDHFNPLPSVIVQRYKFNTRIQQQGETTAEFVAELRRLARHCEYGSTLEDMLRDRLVCGLKDERVQRRLLSEPSLKFKKAWEISQAMELAMKNAKDLQRNLESLPVPVAAGPLQQANKVASSTSTRGPNQTRPYPQQAQPHKQGTHFTKCYRCGRTDHSAIDCRVRSYICHNCGKQGHLAKVCRGGKSSHTPVASKVHTDKAYCMEPDFENPVNAEANYTMYKTSAQNKEPPLIANVLINKCKVSMEIDTGASVSIMSETTYDSIFKHKKPSLRTGEHVELRTYTGQKIPVVGTCSVTVEHNDQKTQLSLLIVSGQGPNLLGRDWLRHLKLAWQEIHHVRHTDSTAEIMNHYEELFRDDLGKLKGQPVKINIKTDAKPKFCKARTVPFSMKKQVEDELDRLQKSGVIEPVTFSRWAAPIVPVIKENGQIRICGDYKATVNQAANVDSYPVPRVEELFAAMSGGQTFSKLDLSHAYLQLVLDEPSRELATINTHRGLFQYTRMPFGISAAPAIFQRTIESLLADIPQAVAFLDDILVTGKSESEHIANLDRVLTRLQSAGLRLKQEKCKFFAPEVVYLGHRINATGLHPTMEKVQAIKDAPVPRNVTELKSYLGILNYYAKFLPNLSSLIAPLHCLLRKDTRWSWDTAQDKAFRESKELLVSAQVLVHYNPEKELVLSCDASPYGVGAVLANRMADGTEHPIAYASRSLSPPERNYSQLDKEGLAMVFGVKKFHQYVYGRKFVISTDHKPLLGLLGEGRMIPPMASSRIQRWALTLSAYDYQLVYKPGSLNGNADALSRLPLPHTPSHVPVPADYVMVMDHMESTPVSPEKIRLWTGRDPVLSQVRSFVMNGWPAECANSALQPYICRKTELSIQDGCIMWGSRVVIPPQGRQRLVEELHESHPGVSCMKSLGRSYVWWPCMDKDIESKVKQCSPCQTSRQSPPVAPLHPWEWPQRPWSRLHVDYAGPFMGRMFLIIVDAHSKWLDIHAMHSATSLATVEKLRQTFATHGLPDIIVSDNGSNFTSAEFQEFLRRNGIKHVRSAPFHPSSNGLAERAVQSFKAAMRRMNEGTVETKLSRFLFTYRTTPHATTGISPAQLLMNRRPQTRLDLVRPDLRRRVTNKQCAQKEHHDKHAKPRSFHVNDTVYVHNYAPGPRWMAGRVVSLCGHLMYTVRLEDGRVWRRHIDQMRFRYVSTTPSLEPNWPIPSSEREEMVGEQPLVQIDSTPSVEEPSPMPAEQTGSQNTEPDIELRRSTRVRTKPELYGFPDL, from the coding sequence ATGAATACCTTTGGGAATATTGGTGAATTTCAAGATGAAAAGGACAGTGAAGCATGGCCTCTGTATGTGGAACGATTGAAGCAGTTTTTTGAAGCAAACGATGTAGAGGATGCTGGTAAGCAGAGAGCTATTTTGTTAAGTGTTTGTGGTGCTGACACATATAAGTTGATATCAAGCCTTGTAGCACCAGAGAAACCAGGAGAAAAGACTTTTGATGAACTAATATCGATTGCTAAGGATCATTTCAACCCACTTCCCTCGGTAATCGTTCAGCGATATAAGTTTAACACACGCATTCAGCAACAAGGAGAGACAACTGCAGAATTTGTTGCTGAATTACGCCGTCTCGCACGACACTGTGAGTATGGGTCTACACTAGAGGATATGTTGCGTGATCGCTTAGTATGTGGCTTAAAGGATGAGCGAGTGCAACGAAGGCTGTTATCAGAGCCCTCCCTTAAATTCAAGAAAGCGTGGGAAATTTCACAAGCCATGGAGCTAGCCATGAAGAATGCCAAAGACCTTCAAAGAAACCTCGAGTCTTTACCCGTACCAGTGGCCGCTGGACCCCTGCAGCAAGCCAATAAAGTTGCTAGTAGTACCAGCACCAGGGGGCCTAACCAAACAAGGCCATATCCACAACAAGCACAGCCCCACAAACAAGGTACACACTTCACTAAATGTTATCGATGTGGACGCACGGATCACTCTGCAATTGATTGCAGGGTACGTTCGTACATTTGTCACAACTGTGGAAAACAGGGACATCTAGCCAAAGTTTGTCGGGGTGGTAAATCGTCTCACACCCCAGTAGCGTCAAAAGTTCACACGGATAAAGCGTACTGCATGGAACCTGACTTCGAAAACCCTGTGAATGCAGAAGCTAActatacaatgtataaaaccTCGGCACAAAACAAAGAGCCACCGCTTATCGCAAATGTACTGATAAACAAATGTAAGGTCTCAATGGAAATTGACACTGGTGCTTCTGTCTCCATTATGAGTGAGACCACTTATGACTCCATATTTAAGCACAAGAAACCTTCACTTCGTACCGGGGAACACGTCGAGTTACGAACTTATACGGGCCAGAAAATACCTGTGGTTGGTACGTGTTCAGTTacagtagaacacaatgatcagAAGACTCAACTCTCACTTCTCATTGTGTCGGGTCAAGGACCAAATCTTCTCGGACGAGATTGGCTGCGCCATCTTAAGTTAGCGTGGCAAGAAATTCACCATGTCAGGCACACTGATTCGACTGCTGAGATTATGAATCATTATGAAGAGTTATTTCGGGATGACTTGGGTAAACTAAAAGGACaacctgtaaaaataaatatcaaaacagATGCAAAGCCCAAGTTCTGTAAGGCGAGAACCGTGCCCTTCTCCATGAAAAAACAAGTGGAAGATGAACTCGATAGGCTCCAAAAGAGTGGTGTCATTGAACCAGTAACATTCTCGCGTTGGGCAGCACCCATTGTTCCAGTGATTAAAGAAAATGGGCAAATCAGAATCTGTGGAGATTACAAGGCCACAGTAAATCAGGCTGCTAATGTTGACTCATACCCCGTCCCTCGAGTGGAGGAATTGTTCGCTGCAATGTCTGGTGGTCAGACATTTAGCAAGCTCGATCTCAGTCATGCTTACTTGCAACTTGTGCTCGATGAACCATCGCGTGAACTTGCGACAATTAACACTCACCGTGGACTGTTCCAGTATACGAGAATGCCTTTTGGAATTTCAGCTGCACCCGCCATTTTCCAACGGACCATTGAAAGTTTGTTAGCTGACATTCCCCAAGCAGTGGCATTTCTCGATGATATCCTTGTTACAGGTAAATCTGAATCAGAGCACATTGCTAATCTTGATCGAGTACTTACCAGACTACAAAGTGCAGGCCTCCGACTGAAACAAGAGAAATGTAAGTTCTTCGCACCAGAGGTAGTTTACCTTGGACATCGGATAAATGCAACAGGCTTGCATCCCACAATGGAGAAGGTGCAAGCGATAAAGGATGCGCCAGTCCCCCGTAATGTAACTGAGTTAAAATCCTACCTGGGTATTCTCAACTACTACGCAAAGTTTTTGCCCAACTTGTCGTCGCTCATAGCCCCTTTGCACTGTTTGTTGAGGAAGGACACCCGCTGGTCATGGGACACAGCCCAGGATAAAGCCTTCCGTGAATCTAAGGAATTGTTAGTTTCagctcaagttctggtgcattACAACCCAGAGAAGGAGTTAGTGCTATCATGTGATGCTAGTCCATATGGTGTGGGTGCAGTGCTGGCCAACCGAATGGCCGATGGAACAGAACATCCAATTGCGTATGCATCACGTTCCCTGTCTCCACCAGAGCGTAATTATTCGCAACTAGACAAGGAAGGATTAGCAATGGTCTTTGGAGTAAAAAAGTTCCATCAGTATGTGTACGGTAGGAAGTTTGTGATATCTACTGATCATAAGCCGTTGCTCGGTTTATTAGGTGAAGGGCGAATGATACCCCCCATGGCATCATCCAGAATTCAGCGGTGGGCACTTACACTTTCCGCTTATGATTACCAGTTGGTCTACAAACCAGGGTCATTAAATGGTAATGCCGATGCACTGAGCAGATTACCATTACCCCATACACCTTCGCATGTACCAGTTCCAGCGGATTATGTCATGGTCATGGATCACATGGAGTCAACACCAGTCAGCCCAGAGAAAATACGCCTCTGGACAGGCCGAGACCCGGTATTGTCACAGGTGCGATCATTTGTGATGAATGGTTGGCCAGCAGAATGTGCAAATTCAGCATTGCAGCCATACATCTGTCGTAAAACAGAATTAAGCATCCAAGACGGCTGCATAATGTGGGGGTCACGTGTTGTCATCCCCCCACAGGGTCGCCAGCGTCTTGTGGAGGAGTTACATGAATCGCACCCTGGAGTGTCGTGCATGAAATCGTTGGGTCGCAGTTATGTATGGTGGCCCTGCATGGACAAAGACATAGAGAGTAAAGTCAAACAGTGTTCGCCATGCCAAACCTCACGTCAATCACCACCAGTTGCACCACTGCACCCATGGGAGTGGCCCCAGCGTCCATGGTCACGCCTTCACGTGGATTATGCAGGTCCATTTATGGGACGAATGTTTCTCATAATTGTTGATGCACATAGCAAATGGCTAGATATACATGCTATGCATAGTGCAACGTCACTGGCTACAGTAGAGAAGCTGCGTCAGACCTTCGCGACACATGGATTGCCAGATATTATTGTTTCCGATAATGGCAGTAATTTCACCAGTGCAGAGTTTCAGGAATTCTTGAGAAGGAATGGCATTAAACATGTCCGGTCCGCGCCATTCCACCCATCATCCAATGGGTTGGCTGAGCGTGCAGTTCAGTCTTTTAAGGCCGCAATGAGACGTATGAATGAGGGTACTGTTGAGACAAAGTTGTCACGATTCTTGTTCACATATCGCACCACGCCACATGCCACGACAGGAATTTCCCCAGCTCAATTGTTGATGAATCGTCGACCGCAGACAAGACTTGATTTGGTCCGTCCGGATCTACGACGTCGAGTAACCAACAAGCAATGTGCACAGAAGGAACATCATGATAAACACGCAAAACCTCGCTCGTTTCATGTGAACGACACCGTTTATGTGCATAATTATGCGCCTGGCCCTAGATGGATGGCAGGGCGTGTAGTATCATTGTGTGGCCATCTTATGTACACAGTCCGACTTGAGGATGGTCGTGTGTGGAGGCGCCATATTGATCAAATGCGTTTTCGATATGTGTCAACCACACCCAGTTTGGAGCCAAATTGGCCCATTCCTTCATCGGAGAGGGAGGAAATGGTTGGTGAACAACCACTTGTACAGATTGACAGTACACCATCAGTGGAAGAGCCAAGTCCAATGCCAGCAGAGCAGACTGGCTCACAGAACACAGAACCAGACATTGAACTTCGCAGATCCACACGCGTTCGCACCAAACCTGAACTCTATGGATTTCCAGATCTGTGA